In Sulfurovum xiamenensis, a genomic segment contains:
- a CDS encoding NADH-ubiquinone oxidoreductase subunit E family protein: MKRYDLRHLKDDFYDRMVELIDQGLKVGEVGIFLFEVGDFTSIQKSADVIKATGHDLMNSLKFNEVDWTIVVKKVDEATKQERAAKIEAEKAAAVSEEAETENAE; encoded by the coding sequence ATGAAAAGATATGATTTAAGACACTTAAAAGATGATTTCTATGATAGAATGGTCGAGCTTATTGATCAGGGACTAAAAGTAGGGGAAGTGGGAATTTTCCTTTTTGAAGTAGGGGATTTCACTTCTATCCAAAAATCTGCTGATGTGATCAAAGCAACTGGGCATGACTTGATGAATTCACTCAAGTTCAACGAAGTGGACTGGACTATTGTCGTCAAAAAAGTAGATGAAGCGACAAAGCAGGAGAGAGCTGCCAAGATCGAGGCTGAAAAAGCTGCAGCTGTATCGGAAGAGGCTGAGACAGAAAACGCTGAATAG
- the nuoD gene encoding NADH dehydrogenase (quinone) subunit D has translation MQVANKLTPFFENLNFERDDNTMVINFGPQHPSAHGQLRLVLELDGEQVVKAYPDIGYLHRGIEKMAENMTYNEFLPTTDRLDYIASTSNNYAYALAVEKLIGVEAPRRAQVIRTMLLELNRVISHLFFIATHALDVGAMSVFLYAFREREFAMDLMEDYCGARLTHSAVRIGGVPLDLPAGWLENIAAFCDKVDYEVEHTYEALLTENRIWKMRLEDVGVISAEDALSWGCTGPMLRGSGVKYDIRKEEPYELYSELDFDVPVSERCDSYGRYRLYMEEIRQSTRIIRQLIPMYAETEPQLMAHSPQYISAPKEEIMTQNYALMQHFVLVTQGMRPPKGEVYSPTESPKGELGFYIKSEGEPYAYRLKCRAPSFFHTGLLQELLVGTYIADVVTIIGSTNIVFGEVDR, from the coding sequence ATGCAAGTAGCTAATAAATTAACGCCATTTTTTGAGAACCTCAACTTTGAGCGTGACGACAACACAATGGTTATCAACTTTGGTCCTCAGCACCCTTCGGCACACGGTCAGTTAAGACTTGTGCTTGAACTCGACGGTGAACAAGTAGTAAAAGCTTATCCGGACATCGGTTACCTTCATAGAGGTATCGAGAAGATGGCGGAGAACATGACATACAACGAGTTTTTACCAACGACAGATAGACTTGACTATATTGCTTCAACTTCAAACAACTATGCCTATGCTTTGGCGGTTGAAAAACTGATCGGGGTAGAGGCACCAAGAAGAGCACAAGTGATCAGAACGATGTTGCTTGAACTTAACCGTGTTATTTCACACCTTTTCTTCATTGCAACGCATGCTCTGGATGTCGGTGCAATGTCCGTATTTCTTTATGCATTCCGTGAACGTGAATTTGCGATGGACTTAATGGAAGACTATTGTGGTGCAAGATTGACACACTCTGCAGTACGTATCGGTGGTGTGCCTCTTGACCTGCCTGCAGGTTGGCTAGAAAATATCGCAGCATTCTGTGACAAAGTAGACTATGAAGTAGAGCATACGTATGAAGCACTGCTTACAGAAAATCGTATCTGGAAAATGCGCTTGGAAGATGTAGGGGTTATCTCTGCTGAAGATGCACTTTCATGGGGTTGTACAGGTCCAATGCTTAGAGGTTCAGGTGTGAAGTATGATATCAGAAAAGAAGAGCCGTACGAACTCTATTCAGAGCTTGACTTTGATGTGCCGGTGAGTGAAAGATGTGATTCATATGGACGTTATAGACTCTATATGGAAGAGATAAGACAATCCACAAGAATCATCAGACAGCTCATTCCTATGTATGCTGAGACTGAACCTCAATTGATGGCACACTCACCACAGTATATCTCAGCACCAAAAGAAGAGATCATGACACAAAACTATGCATTGATGCAGCACTTTGTACTTGTTACTCAAGGTATGAGACCGCCTAAAGGTGAAGTGTACAGTCCGACAGAGTCACCAAAGGGTGAACTTGGGTTCTATATCAAGTCAGAGGGTGAGCCGTATGCTTACAGGCTCAAGTGTAGAGCACCGAGTTTCTTCCATACAGGACTTCTTCAAGAGCTTCTTGTTGGTACATATATAGCAGACGTCGTTACGATCATTGGTTCTACCAACATCGTATTCGGTGAAGTTGACAGATAA